From the Hippocampus zosterae strain Florida chromosome 13, ASM2543408v3, whole genome shotgun sequence genome, the window ACATGATTGGCAAAGAACAGGcatacattttcattctttaaaatgacaaaactttACAGGGGGCACAAGACCGAAACAGTGCCTCTTGCACAGAAGGCCAAATTAGGTTCACTTTTAAAAAAGTTATACCGCATTTCAGGATCATTCTAAACTAACACTTGAAAGCCAACGTTCCCTAAAATTCTGTGATAGGCTTTGCTTGGTCTTCCATACCTTCTTATTTTTCCTGCCCAGCAGACGTAGCTCCAGGTTGATGTGGTTGAACTCCCTGACGAGTTTGCCACGGGGACCATTGACGGTCACTGTCCGTCCCTTCAGCTTCACCTCGACTGCAACAAGACAACAAAGTGAGCATTTGCCACCAAGGGATGCCCCTAGCAAACAGCGTTTTCTTACCATTGTCAGGAATGTCGACTGTCTGGCTGCTGAGAATGGTCTTCATTCTGGAAGGGATATGAGACGCGATCAGTTAATCAGGATTTGACGTGAGATTTCATACTCTTAAATTAACATTCGGAAAGAAGCCAAACGCGACTACATTTGATAACACTGGCACGGATTTCGGACTCATTTATTGATGACAACTGGAGCCACACAGCGGATAAGCTAGCATCAGCATAAGGCAAATGAGACTCCCCACTTAACAGTTCTAATTCTAGCATTTTTACTGGTAAACATTGCACAGCATTTGTTGCATATCGATAGTGGTTATGGTTCAAGTCAAAGCGGGTAGGACACTCGTGACTCGACACTGTCGGCCTAAATCGGCCAACTTCGATCACGTATCAAACAAGCCCATATATTCACATCAGACATGGCCACGACACAAAAATAATGCCTTCCGACTAAAAAGCCTTATTCGTAACGTACACCCCGCAGATTAGAAGTCAACCTAATGTGAAATTTCGACTGATGGACTTGGATTATGTCCGATGACTGACATTTTCAGGCAACCTCACCTCGCTGTTCGTAGAAGAAAAGGGGGAGGAAATACGTCACGGGGCTGTTGTAGCCAGAGTCTGTGACGTCACCAGACATTAACAATGGAGCACACTTTCTCACAAAATGGCCAAAacagctgacaaaaaaaacccaagaaatGTCTTGATCCAAATTTTCATTGTGCGCAAATACTTGAACTAGTTgataaagaaaggaagaaagtaaaaCTTTGGCCTGAACATCTATGTAAGATTGTCTAAAGGGGAGAAATGCGCTACATTCGgtttgagtgaacgctggcgcgttttggctgccgctgctcaatccgtattgttttgtgttttttgttattgtaaagcttgattgggtgtcttgaaaggcgcttataaataaaatgtattattattattacaaactTCCAAATTTTTCTTCTCCTCAGCTGTCGCCGTCACTTGAACGCAACACTAGACTGGAACAATCGCTCGTCGATGGGCGTTGTTCGATAACGAGCTGGGCCAGGAACTTGGTCTCCAATGTTATGGCGTTGCTCAAGCAAAGTTGCTTTGTGGTCGGCCGTCTCTCAGCTCATCGCCATTGGCTCGGAGCGACAAGTATCTCGCACGTCAGTATTTCACTCCAACACTGTGAAATTACTTCGGTTTGGAAATATCTTTGATGTGCTTTCGATCGTTTCATTGGCGTAAGCGTAGTTCCTGAGCTGCTGTTTTCATAACGGTCCCAGTAGCAAGGGCAAAGTTTACAAATAAGTCTTTGGTTGCGTACATCTTCTAGGAGGTGTGCATCGGGTGAAGATCGAGTATAAATGATCATCTGAGCCATTCATTCCCTTTGTCTCATACAGAGCTGCAAAAGCGGCATATCATCTGCGGCCAAGTCCTCTCCGAATACGGCTGACAGGAGCAAAGTGCTACTGAGCGATAATGAAGGCCCCACGCTGCAGGACTTCATTTCAGGGGAACTATCCGAGAAAGACAACTGGGCAGAGTACAGAGGCATATTGAAGAGACAAAAGGGCGAgaggtgcgtgcgtgcgtgcgcgctttTGCTGTCACACAGAGGTGCGGAGAATTGgcaaaaacagtcaaaaagCCATGATGGAATTATTCGCCAACTGATGaatgagagggaagaagctcTTGGAACGTCTGGTTATTGTGTGCATAGTTCAGTCGTGCCTATCTGAGAACTAGCTTGAAGAGGTGTTGACCAAGATGTGGCGGGATCAAGATAATTTTGCCTTCCATTGTCTTAAATGTGCAAGTCTTCAAGAATGAAATGCATATGTGGTACTGCTTTCTACTGTATTGTTTGTGCTGAAGAAAATATCAATGCTCACTCTTCCTAAGGCATAGTTGTCTGTTCTcactcattttgttttctcaattTTAATCCACTGATATTTTGCAGGCTTCGGCTGCCTCCTTGGCTGAAGACAGAAATCCCAATTGGGAAGAACTACAACAGGCTGAAGAACTCTTTGAGAGACCTCAATCTTCACACCGTAAGCTACACAAAGTGTAACCGGAGTTGACTTGGAAACTTGTTGAGCAAGaacagcactttttttcccgCGTACATTAAGCTGTCATATATCTGCACAAGTTCAAAGAGTGACTCGGTTTGTTCACCAGGTATGTGAGGAAGCCAGGTGTCCTAACATTGGCGAATGCTGGGGAGGAGGAGAGTACTCTACAGCTACAGCCACCATTATGGTGAGTCTGTAACATGCAACGTAGGCCCAATGTACAtgctattatttaaaaaaaataatacatcttCCATGATCAGTAGTTAAAAATATCTGCATCTACCGATATTTTATGtattatacagtacatgaaaaatatttcccCGGCAGTTCAATActtagccaatcagaagctTGTAAAAGCAACAGAAACCACACACTCTGAACTGAATTGTCTTTTGAATACCTTTTGTCAGGGTGCACGTGGATTTACGATTTAACATGTGTAAATATTGGACCTCTGCAGGTTGCATTGAACTTGCGGTGAAGTGGGATCAAACTCGTTGTTGCACGATGCCATTTTACTTTCAACTTTACATTATcaattgtttgcattttgagGACCATTTTGATTTGTTACGTAGTAATTTGTCATTTCATTCAAATGGTTAGCTGATGGGCGACACATGCACGCGCGGATGCCGCTTTTGTTCTGTCAAGACTGCTCGCCTGCCACCACCTCTGGACCCTGAAGAGCCCTATAACACTGCAAAGGCCATCGCAGCATGGGGACTTGACTATGTGGTGCTCACATCTGTGGACAGAGATGGTAAGATGGGCTCCTCAATTCCTAAATACTATAAAGGATCCATGAAGCAAATGGCAAAGCTGGTTGACTGCATGTCAGGTCGAAAAATTTAAGTCTTTACATATTTTTGGAGACTATACAAACATTGAGTCATTATTTGTATTAAATTCAGCAGGAATACAATTGTTTGCCAATGTGATGATCTTTGTTGAAATACCGGTAATTCGcgtgttatccatccatccatccatccatccatcatctaccgcttatccggggccgggtcgcgggggcaacagctttagcagggaagcccagacttccctctccctagctacttcttccagctctccccgggggatcccgaggcgttcccaggccagctgggtgacgtagtctctccagcgtgtcctgggtcttcctcggggtctcctcccggtgggacatgcccggaacacctcaccagggaggcgctcaggaggcatccgaatcagatgcccaagccacctcatctggctcctctcgatgtggaggagaagcggctcgactctgagcccctcccggatgaccgagctcctcaccttatctctaagggagagcccggacaccctgcggagaaaactcatttcggccgcttgtatccgtgatctcgttctttcggtcatgacccatagctcgtgaccatagatgagggttggaacgtagatcgaccggt encodes:
- the lias gene encoding lipoyl synthase, mitochondrial, coding for MALLKQSCFVVGRLSAHRHWLGATSISHSCKSGISSAAKSSPNTADRSKVLLSDNEGPTLQDFISGELSEKDNWAEYRGILKRQKGERLRLPPWLKTEIPIGKNYNRLKNSLRDLNLHTVCEEARCPNIGECWGGGEYSTATATIMLMGDTCTRGCRFCSVKTARLPPPLDPEEPYNTAKAIAAWGLDYVVLTSVDRDDIADGGAEHFAKTVSHLKERNPQILVECLTPDFRGDLAAVEKIALSGLDVYAHNVETVRELQRHVRDPRANFDQSLSVLKHAKKANPALLTKTSIMLGLGETDQQIQNTLTELREVAVDCLTLGQYMQPTKRHLKVDEYITPEKFAHWEKVGNDMGFVYTASGPLVRSSYKAGEFFLKNLLKQKKAAAVTAE